One stretch of Penaeus chinensis breed Huanghai No. 1 chromosome 27, ASM1920278v2, whole genome shotgun sequence DNA includes these proteins:
- the LOC125039690 gene encoding RUN domain-containing protein 1-like isoform X1, with amino-acid sequence MLLVCHSLAFPGLTVPLLTLWRYSPSKYLDSCQGECGKSVRQSSLSMAVHETQQPFNVIEAQKKLFDNALEGNFADFEHKESQDFANFDKMNSKCYEYHNEEKQIEEDFGKEHYISDRKEACGSPCSMSKIGEIEIDPKLSFQEHRLDTSRGFRDFKEGLKEEYSDKSFADFKADMKNSFTSSLNQSFGDLETSSNKGCDLGELTSYDVEWDSDGHPTGERWPPLGAPNDDEDNQSLYSYSEYNWQRGQSSRGGARLEDDRLLQLEEEQEQLNTSLLALTSHFAQVQFRLKQIVDASPDEKENLLHELEEFANRGIPDLREANARRKSTVSEHVDGEEDDHAGMAKQKELIEKLKQQLEDLENYAYQTGEGGPPQAKVMEKQRVVIEQLKGKLNLNVDEFDRLSVDDLKGQVDSAIRELVNPLKMKEQLVAQLQTQIVDLERFIEFLQGEGTDGVIKNGKVPCRCKTPEARHPGDGKPQESGFSQGRLGTQRCKSKSKSEEREQLRMETENIMKRATTLINMLSFGCGASSSRFQKNTLKKTPQGNHYGDMRAVLEVAINNLLDVLGPDITADSDYTSDSEETPIMISNEEVTHIVRKQLSPALRDLMQHGLMPVGQSQSLVPFLSCFPQRSHRPTKLMHAWDLILKYYQLKKGDHYNRTPARRLSQSFNLDIHGGSAVTNKQNLLGVIGNIISTHTPLKRSYDSHLKAFVCAALNQNKLITWLRLIFRTQYLVENYYQSWSYVCKTGFEDAFRSMERLNKYNFDLPVDLAVRPFQNIKDAF; translated from the exons ATGCTCCTAGTGTGTCACAGTCTAGCTTTTCCCGGCCTCACAGTGCCACTACTGACCTTGTGGCGTTACTCTCCCAGCAAGTACCTTGACAGCTGCCAAGGAGAGTGCGGAAAGTCTGTTAGACAGTCATCTCTGA GCATGGCGGTACATGAGACGCAGCAGCCATTTAACGTTATTGAAGCTCAGAAGAAGTTATTTGACAATGCTCTGGAAGGGAACTTTGCAGACTTTGAGCATAAAGAATCACAAGACTTTGCCAACTTTGACAAGATGAACagcaagtgctatgaatatcacaATGAAGAAAAGCAAATTGAAGAAGATTTTGGGAAGGAGCATTACATCAGTGACAGAAAAGAAGCTTGTGGGAGTCCCTGCAGTATGTCAAAGATAGGGGAGATAGAGATTGACCCAAAACTCTCTTTCCAAGAGCACAGGCTTGACACCAGCAGAGGTTTCAGGGACTTCAAGGAGGGCCTGAAGGAAGAATACTCAGACAAGAGCTTTGCTGACTTCAAGGCAGATATGAAGAACAGCTTTACCAGTAGCCTGAACCAGAGCTTTGGAGATTTGGAAACAAGTTCAAACAAAGGTTGTGATTTGGGGGAGCTAACCTCATATGATGTAGAGTGGGACTCTGACGGTCACCCCACTGGGGAACGTTGGCCTCCCCTCGGAGCtcctaatgatgatgaagacaaccaGTCCCTCTACTCATATTCAGAATATAACTG GCAAAGGGGACAAAGTAGCAGAGGGGGAGCAAGGCTGGAGGATGATCGTCTGCTGCAGCTtgaagaggaacaggaacagcTCAACACATCTCTCCTGGCCTTGACTTCACATTTTGCCCAG GTGCAATTCAGATTGAAGCAGATTGTAGATGCATCACCCGATGAGAAAGAAAATCTCCTTCATGAGCTTGAGGAGTTTGCCAACAGGGGGATTCCAGACTTACGAGAGGCCAATGCTCGAAGAAAGTCGACTGTAAGCGAGCAC GTTGATGGGGAGGAAGATGATCATGCTGGAATGGCAAAACAGAAAGAGTTAATTGAAAAGTTGAAGCAGCAGTTGGAGGACTTAGAAAACTATGCCTACCAGACTGGAGAAGGTGGCCCCCCTCAGGCCAAAGTCATGGAAAAGCAACGGGTCGTCATAG AGCAGCTAAAAGGAAAGCTTAACTTAAATGTAGATGAGTTTGACAGACTAAGCGTGGATGATTTAAAAGGGCAAGTCGATAGTGCAATTCGTGAG TTGGTGAATCCGCTCAAGATGAAGGAACAGTTGGTGGCCCAGCTTCAAACACAAATTGTAGACTTGGAGAGGTTCATAGAATTCTTGCAAG GTGAGGGCACAGATGGAGTCATCAAAAATGGTAAGGTCCCTTGTAGATGCAAGACACCTGAAGCACGTCACCCAGGAGATGGTAAGCCACAAGAAAGTGGCTTTTCTCAGGGCAGGCTTGGTACACAGAGATGCAAAAGTAAGAgcaagagtgaagagagagagcag CTACGGATGGAAACAGAAAATATTATGAAACGAGCAACCACATTAATAAACATGCTTTCATTTGGATGTGGTGCCTCAAGCTCCAGATTTCAAAAGAATACTCTGAAAAAGACTCCACAGGGAAACCATTATGG GGACATGAGGGCAGTTTTAGAGGTCGCTATAAACAACTTGCTAGATGTTTTGGGCCCAGACATCACCGCAGATAGTGATTACACCAGTGATTCTGAGGAGACCCCTATCATGATCTCTAATGAGGAGGTGACGCACATTGTTCGCAAGCAGCTTTCTCCAGCTCTCAGAGACCTCATGCAGCATGGGCTTATGCCA GTTGGACAGAGTCAGAGTTTGGTGCCTTTCCTCTCGTGTTTCCCCCAGCGGTCACACAGACCCACAAAACTGATGCATGCCTGGGACCTCATCCTGAAATACTACCAACTCAAGAAGGGAGACCATTACAACAGGACTCCAGCCAGGAGGCTCAGCCAG AGCTTCAACCTGGACATTCACGGAGGATCAGCCGTGACCAACAAGCAAAACCTCTTGGGTGTCATTGGTAACATTATATCTACTCACACTCCACTCAAGCGAAGCTATGATTCCCACTTGAAGGCCTTTGTGTGTGCAGCTCTTAA ccAAAACAAATTGATTACATGGTTGAGGTTAATCTTCCGGACACAGTATTTAGTGGAGAACTACTACCAATCATGGAGTTATGTCTGTAAAACAG GCTTTGAAGATGCTTTTCGATCAATGGAGAGGTTAAACAAATACAACTTTGATCTTCCTGTGGACTTAGCTGTGCGTCCTTTCCAGAATATAAAAGATGCATTTTGA
- the LOC125039690 gene encoding RUN domain-containing protein 1-like isoform X2, which yields MLPCAKQDEHVAVRRWSLLGADEGPPGSCWKGRLTLTSGMAVHETQQPFNVIEAQKKLFDNALEGNFADFEHKESQDFANFDKMNSKCYEYHNEEKQIEEDFGKEHYISDRKEACGSPCSMSKIGEIEIDPKLSFQEHRLDTSRGFRDFKEGLKEEYSDKSFADFKADMKNSFTSSLNQSFGDLETSSNKGCDLGELTSYDVEWDSDGHPTGERWPPLGAPNDDEDNQSLYSYSEYNWQRGQSSRGGARLEDDRLLQLEEEQEQLNTSLLALTSHFAQVQFRLKQIVDASPDEKENLLHELEEFANRGIPDLREANARRKSTVSEHVDGEEDDHAGMAKQKELIEKLKQQLEDLENYAYQTGEGGPPQAKVMEKQRVVIEQLKGKLNLNVDEFDRLSVDDLKGQVDSAIRELVNPLKMKEQLVAQLQTQIVDLERFIEFLQGEGTDGVIKNGKVPCRCKTPEARHPGDGKPQESGFSQGRLGTQRCKSKSKSEEREQLRMETENIMKRATTLINMLSFGCGASSSRFQKNTLKKTPQGNHYGDMRAVLEVAINNLLDVLGPDITADSDYTSDSEETPIMISNEEVTHIVRKQLSPALRDLMQHGLMPVGQSQSLVPFLSCFPQRSHRPTKLMHAWDLILKYYQLKKGDHYNRTPARRLSQSFNLDIHGGSAVTNKQNLLGVIGNIISTHTPLKRSYDSHLKAFVCAALNQNKLITWLRLIFRTQYLVENYYQSWSYVCKTGFEDAFRSMERLNKYNFDLPVDLAVRPFQNIKDAF from the exons ATGCTGCCTTGTGCAAAGCAGGATGAGCACGTGGCGGTGAGGAGGTGGAGTCTGCTGGGAGCGGATGAGGGTCCCCCTGGTTCGTGTTGGAAGGGGAGATTGACCTTGACGTCAG GCATGGCGGTACATGAGACGCAGCAGCCATTTAACGTTATTGAAGCTCAGAAGAAGTTATTTGACAATGCTCTGGAAGGGAACTTTGCAGACTTTGAGCATAAAGAATCACAAGACTTTGCCAACTTTGACAAGATGAACagcaagtgctatgaatatcacaATGAAGAAAAGCAAATTGAAGAAGATTTTGGGAAGGAGCATTACATCAGTGACAGAAAAGAAGCTTGTGGGAGTCCCTGCAGTATGTCAAAGATAGGGGAGATAGAGATTGACCCAAAACTCTCTTTCCAAGAGCACAGGCTTGACACCAGCAGAGGTTTCAGGGACTTCAAGGAGGGCCTGAAGGAAGAATACTCAGACAAGAGCTTTGCTGACTTCAAGGCAGATATGAAGAACAGCTTTACCAGTAGCCTGAACCAGAGCTTTGGAGATTTGGAAACAAGTTCAAACAAAGGTTGTGATTTGGGGGAGCTAACCTCATATGATGTAGAGTGGGACTCTGACGGTCACCCCACTGGGGAACGTTGGCCTCCCCTCGGAGCtcctaatgatgatgaagacaaccaGTCCCTCTACTCATATTCAGAATATAACTG GCAAAGGGGACAAAGTAGCAGAGGGGGAGCAAGGCTGGAGGATGATCGTCTGCTGCAGCTtgaagaggaacaggaacagcTCAACACATCTCTCCTGGCCTTGACTTCACATTTTGCCCAG GTGCAATTCAGATTGAAGCAGATTGTAGATGCATCACCCGATGAGAAAGAAAATCTCCTTCATGAGCTTGAGGAGTTTGCCAACAGGGGGATTCCAGACTTACGAGAGGCCAATGCTCGAAGAAAGTCGACTGTAAGCGAGCAC GTTGATGGGGAGGAAGATGATCATGCTGGAATGGCAAAACAGAAAGAGTTAATTGAAAAGTTGAAGCAGCAGTTGGAGGACTTAGAAAACTATGCCTACCAGACTGGAGAAGGTGGCCCCCCTCAGGCCAAAGTCATGGAAAAGCAACGGGTCGTCATAG AGCAGCTAAAAGGAAAGCTTAACTTAAATGTAGATGAGTTTGACAGACTAAGCGTGGATGATTTAAAAGGGCAAGTCGATAGTGCAATTCGTGAG TTGGTGAATCCGCTCAAGATGAAGGAACAGTTGGTGGCCCAGCTTCAAACACAAATTGTAGACTTGGAGAGGTTCATAGAATTCTTGCAAG GTGAGGGCACAGATGGAGTCATCAAAAATGGTAAGGTCCCTTGTAGATGCAAGACACCTGAAGCACGTCACCCAGGAGATGGTAAGCCACAAGAAAGTGGCTTTTCTCAGGGCAGGCTTGGTACACAGAGATGCAAAAGTAAGAgcaagagtgaagagagagagcag CTACGGATGGAAACAGAAAATATTATGAAACGAGCAACCACATTAATAAACATGCTTTCATTTGGATGTGGTGCCTCAAGCTCCAGATTTCAAAAGAATACTCTGAAAAAGACTCCACAGGGAAACCATTATGG GGACATGAGGGCAGTTTTAGAGGTCGCTATAAACAACTTGCTAGATGTTTTGGGCCCAGACATCACCGCAGATAGTGATTACACCAGTGATTCTGAGGAGACCCCTATCATGATCTCTAATGAGGAGGTGACGCACATTGTTCGCAAGCAGCTTTCTCCAGCTCTCAGAGACCTCATGCAGCATGGGCTTATGCCA GTTGGACAGAGTCAGAGTTTGGTGCCTTTCCTCTCGTGTTTCCCCCAGCGGTCACACAGACCCACAAAACTGATGCATGCCTGGGACCTCATCCTGAAATACTACCAACTCAAGAAGGGAGACCATTACAACAGGACTCCAGCCAGGAGGCTCAGCCAG AGCTTCAACCTGGACATTCACGGAGGATCAGCCGTGACCAACAAGCAAAACCTCTTGGGTGTCATTGGTAACATTATATCTACTCACACTCCACTCAAGCGAAGCTATGATTCCCACTTGAAGGCCTTTGTGTGTGCAGCTCTTAA ccAAAACAAATTGATTACATGGTTGAGGTTAATCTTCCGGACACAGTATTTAGTGGAGAACTACTACCAATCATGGAGTTATGTCTGTAAAACAG GCTTTGAAGATGCTTTTCGATCAATGGAGAGGTTAAACAAATACAACTTTGATCTTCCTGTGGACTTAGCTGTGCGTCCTTTCCAGAATATAAAAGATGCATTTTGA
- the LOC125039690 gene encoding RUN domain-containing protein 1-like isoform X3 → MTTLELRGGMAVHETQQPFNVIEAQKKLFDNALEGNFADFEHKESQDFANFDKMNSKCYEYHNEEKQIEEDFGKEHYISDRKEACGSPCSMSKIGEIEIDPKLSFQEHRLDTSRGFRDFKEGLKEEYSDKSFADFKADMKNSFTSSLNQSFGDLETSSNKGCDLGELTSYDVEWDSDGHPTGERWPPLGAPNDDEDNQSLYSYSEYNWQRGQSSRGGARLEDDRLLQLEEEQEQLNTSLLALTSHFAQVQFRLKQIVDASPDEKENLLHELEEFANRGIPDLREANARRKSTVSEHVDGEEDDHAGMAKQKELIEKLKQQLEDLENYAYQTGEGGPPQAKVMEKQRVVIEQLKGKLNLNVDEFDRLSVDDLKGQVDSAIRELVNPLKMKEQLVAQLQTQIVDLERFIEFLQGEGTDGVIKNGKVPCRCKTPEARHPGDGKPQESGFSQGRLGTQRCKSKSKSEEREQLRMETENIMKRATTLINMLSFGCGASSSRFQKNTLKKTPQGNHYGDMRAVLEVAINNLLDVLGPDITADSDYTSDSEETPIMISNEEVTHIVRKQLSPALRDLMQHGLMPVGQSQSLVPFLSCFPQRSHRPTKLMHAWDLILKYYQLKKGDHYNRTPARRLSQSFNLDIHGGSAVTNKQNLLGVIGNIISTHTPLKRSYDSHLKAFVCAALNQNKLITWLRLIFRTQYLVENYYQSWSYVCKTGFEDAFRSMERLNKYNFDLPVDLAVRPFQNIKDAF, encoded by the exons ATGACGACACTCGAGCTCAGAGGAG GCATGGCGGTACATGAGACGCAGCAGCCATTTAACGTTATTGAAGCTCAGAAGAAGTTATTTGACAATGCTCTGGAAGGGAACTTTGCAGACTTTGAGCATAAAGAATCACAAGACTTTGCCAACTTTGACAAGATGAACagcaagtgctatgaatatcacaATGAAGAAAAGCAAATTGAAGAAGATTTTGGGAAGGAGCATTACATCAGTGACAGAAAAGAAGCTTGTGGGAGTCCCTGCAGTATGTCAAAGATAGGGGAGATAGAGATTGACCCAAAACTCTCTTTCCAAGAGCACAGGCTTGACACCAGCAGAGGTTTCAGGGACTTCAAGGAGGGCCTGAAGGAAGAATACTCAGACAAGAGCTTTGCTGACTTCAAGGCAGATATGAAGAACAGCTTTACCAGTAGCCTGAACCAGAGCTTTGGAGATTTGGAAACAAGTTCAAACAAAGGTTGTGATTTGGGGGAGCTAACCTCATATGATGTAGAGTGGGACTCTGACGGTCACCCCACTGGGGAACGTTGGCCTCCCCTCGGAGCtcctaatgatgatgaagacaaccaGTCCCTCTACTCATATTCAGAATATAACTG GCAAAGGGGACAAAGTAGCAGAGGGGGAGCAAGGCTGGAGGATGATCGTCTGCTGCAGCTtgaagaggaacaggaacagcTCAACACATCTCTCCTGGCCTTGACTTCACATTTTGCCCAG GTGCAATTCAGATTGAAGCAGATTGTAGATGCATCACCCGATGAGAAAGAAAATCTCCTTCATGAGCTTGAGGAGTTTGCCAACAGGGGGATTCCAGACTTACGAGAGGCCAATGCTCGAAGAAAGTCGACTGTAAGCGAGCAC GTTGATGGGGAGGAAGATGATCATGCTGGAATGGCAAAACAGAAAGAGTTAATTGAAAAGTTGAAGCAGCAGTTGGAGGACTTAGAAAACTATGCCTACCAGACTGGAGAAGGTGGCCCCCCTCAGGCCAAAGTCATGGAAAAGCAACGGGTCGTCATAG AGCAGCTAAAAGGAAAGCTTAACTTAAATGTAGATGAGTTTGACAGACTAAGCGTGGATGATTTAAAAGGGCAAGTCGATAGTGCAATTCGTGAG TTGGTGAATCCGCTCAAGATGAAGGAACAGTTGGTGGCCCAGCTTCAAACACAAATTGTAGACTTGGAGAGGTTCATAGAATTCTTGCAAG GTGAGGGCACAGATGGAGTCATCAAAAATGGTAAGGTCCCTTGTAGATGCAAGACACCTGAAGCACGTCACCCAGGAGATGGTAAGCCACAAGAAAGTGGCTTTTCTCAGGGCAGGCTTGGTACACAGAGATGCAAAAGTAAGAgcaagagtgaagagagagagcag CTACGGATGGAAACAGAAAATATTATGAAACGAGCAACCACATTAATAAACATGCTTTCATTTGGATGTGGTGCCTCAAGCTCCAGATTTCAAAAGAATACTCTGAAAAAGACTCCACAGGGAAACCATTATGG GGACATGAGGGCAGTTTTAGAGGTCGCTATAAACAACTTGCTAGATGTTTTGGGCCCAGACATCACCGCAGATAGTGATTACACCAGTGATTCTGAGGAGACCCCTATCATGATCTCTAATGAGGAGGTGACGCACATTGTTCGCAAGCAGCTTTCTCCAGCTCTCAGAGACCTCATGCAGCATGGGCTTATGCCA GTTGGACAGAGTCAGAGTTTGGTGCCTTTCCTCTCGTGTTTCCCCCAGCGGTCACACAGACCCACAAAACTGATGCATGCCTGGGACCTCATCCTGAAATACTACCAACTCAAGAAGGGAGACCATTACAACAGGACTCCAGCCAGGAGGCTCAGCCAG AGCTTCAACCTGGACATTCACGGAGGATCAGCCGTGACCAACAAGCAAAACCTCTTGGGTGTCATTGGTAACATTATATCTACTCACACTCCACTCAAGCGAAGCTATGATTCCCACTTGAAGGCCTTTGTGTGTGCAGCTCTTAA ccAAAACAAATTGATTACATGGTTGAGGTTAATCTTCCGGACACAGTATTTAGTGGAGAACTACTACCAATCATGGAGTTATGTCTGTAAAACAG GCTTTGAAGATGCTTTTCGATCAATGGAGAGGTTAAACAAATACAACTTTGATCTTCCTGTGGACTTAGCTGTGCGTCCTTTCCAGAATATAAAAGATGCATTTTGA
- the LOC125039690 gene encoding RUN domain-containing protein 1-like isoform X4 — MAVHETQQPFNVIEAQKKLFDNALEGNFADFEHKESQDFANFDKMNSKCYEYHNEEKQIEEDFGKEHYISDRKEACGSPCSMSKIGEIEIDPKLSFQEHRLDTSRGFRDFKEGLKEEYSDKSFADFKADMKNSFTSSLNQSFGDLETSSNKGCDLGELTSYDVEWDSDGHPTGERWPPLGAPNDDEDNQSLYSYSEYNWQRGQSSRGGARLEDDRLLQLEEEQEQLNTSLLALTSHFAQVQFRLKQIVDASPDEKENLLHELEEFANRGIPDLREANARRKSTVSEHVDGEEDDHAGMAKQKELIEKLKQQLEDLENYAYQTGEGGPPQAKVMEKQRVVIEQLKGKLNLNVDEFDRLSVDDLKGQVDSAIRELVNPLKMKEQLVAQLQTQIVDLERFIEFLQGEGTDGVIKNGKVPCRCKTPEARHPGDGKPQESGFSQGRLGTQRCKSKSKSEEREQLRMETENIMKRATTLINMLSFGCGASSSRFQKNTLKKTPQGNHYGDMRAVLEVAINNLLDVLGPDITADSDYTSDSEETPIMISNEEVTHIVRKQLSPALRDLMQHGLMPVGQSQSLVPFLSCFPQRSHRPTKLMHAWDLILKYYQLKKGDHYNRTPARRLSQSFNLDIHGGSAVTNKQNLLGVIGNIISTHTPLKRSYDSHLKAFVCAALNQNKLITWLRLIFRTQYLVENYYQSWSYVCKTGFEDAFRSMERLNKYNFDLPVDLAVRPFQNIKDAF, encoded by the exons ATGGCGGTACATGAGACGCAGCAGCCATTTAACGTTATTGAAGCTCAGAAGAAGTTATTTGACAATGCTCTGGAAGGGAACTTTGCAGACTTTGAGCATAAAGAATCACAAGACTTTGCCAACTTTGACAAGATGAACagcaagtgctatgaatatcacaATGAAGAAAAGCAAATTGAAGAAGATTTTGGGAAGGAGCATTACATCAGTGACAGAAAAGAAGCTTGTGGGAGTCCCTGCAGTATGTCAAAGATAGGGGAGATAGAGATTGACCCAAAACTCTCTTTCCAAGAGCACAGGCTTGACACCAGCAGAGGTTTCAGGGACTTCAAGGAGGGCCTGAAGGAAGAATACTCAGACAAGAGCTTTGCTGACTTCAAGGCAGATATGAAGAACAGCTTTACCAGTAGCCTGAACCAGAGCTTTGGAGATTTGGAAACAAGTTCAAACAAAGGTTGTGATTTGGGGGAGCTAACCTCATATGATGTAGAGTGGGACTCTGACGGTCACCCCACTGGGGAACGTTGGCCTCCCCTCGGAGCtcctaatgatgatgaagacaaccaGTCCCTCTACTCATATTCAGAATATAACTG GCAAAGGGGACAAAGTAGCAGAGGGGGAGCAAGGCTGGAGGATGATCGTCTGCTGCAGCTtgaagaggaacaggaacagcTCAACACATCTCTCCTGGCCTTGACTTCACATTTTGCCCAG GTGCAATTCAGATTGAAGCAGATTGTAGATGCATCACCCGATGAGAAAGAAAATCTCCTTCATGAGCTTGAGGAGTTTGCCAACAGGGGGATTCCAGACTTACGAGAGGCCAATGCTCGAAGAAAGTCGACTGTAAGCGAGCAC GTTGATGGGGAGGAAGATGATCATGCTGGAATGGCAAAACAGAAAGAGTTAATTGAAAAGTTGAAGCAGCAGTTGGAGGACTTAGAAAACTATGCCTACCAGACTGGAGAAGGTGGCCCCCCTCAGGCCAAAGTCATGGAAAAGCAACGGGTCGTCATAG AGCAGCTAAAAGGAAAGCTTAACTTAAATGTAGATGAGTTTGACAGACTAAGCGTGGATGATTTAAAAGGGCAAGTCGATAGTGCAATTCGTGAG TTGGTGAATCCGCTCAAGATGAAGGAACAGTTGGTGGCCCAGCTTCAAACACAAATTGTAGACTTGGAGAGGTTCATAGAATTCTTGCAAG GTGAGGGCACAGATGGAGTCATCAAAAATGGTAAGGTCCCTTGTAGATGCAAGACACCTGAAGCACGTCACCCAGGAGATGGTAAGCCACAAGAAAGTGGCTTTTCTCAGGGCAGGCTTGGTACACAGAGATGCAAAAGTAAGAgcaagagtgaagagagagagcag CTACGGATGGAAACAGAAAATATTATGAAACGAGCAACCACATTAATAAACATGCTTTCATTTGGATGTGGTGCCTCAAGCTCCAGATTTCAAAAGAATACTCTGAAAAAGACTCCACAGGGAAACCATTATGG GGACATGAGGGCAGTTTTAGAGGTCGCTATAAACAACTTGCTAGATGTTTTGGGCCCAGACATCACCGCAGATAGTGATTACACCAGTGATTCTGAGGAGACCCCTATCATGATCTCTAATGAGGAGGTGACGCACATTGTTCGCAAGCAGCTTTCTCCAGCTCTCAGAGACCTCATGCAGCATGGGCTTATGCCA GTTGGACAGAGTCAGAGTTTGGTGCCTTTCCTCTCGTGTTTCCCCCAGCGGTCACACAGACCCACAAAACTGATGCATGCCTGGGACCTCATCCTGAAATACTACCAACTCAAGAAGGGAGACCATTACAACAGGACTCCAGCCAGGAGGCTCAGCCAG AGCTTCAACCTGGACATTCACGGAGGATCAGCCGTGACCAACAAGCAAAACCTCTTGGGTGTCATTGGTAACATTATATCTACTCACACTCCACTCAAGCGAAGCTATGATTCCCACTTGAAGGCCTTTGTGTGTGCAGCTCTTAA ccAAAACAAATTGATTACATGGTTGAGGTTAATCTTCCGGACACAGTATTTAGTGGAGAACTACTACCAATCATGGAGTTATGTCTGTAAAACAG GCTTTGAAGATGCTTTTCGATCAATGGAGAGGTTAAACAAATACAACTTTGATCTTCCTGTGGACTTAGCTGTGCGTCCTTTCCAGAATATAAAAGATGCATTTTGA
- the LOC125039728 gene encoding uncharacterized protein LOC125039728, whose protein sequence is MHLKDFLLFYTPALLLVCSYQQVAGQTAGCTVRDGVTKSVICSGELEVHQIENFFRQLVQHGMMRFDELWISDNALIQRLPVGFLGELQFTHISIVSCPNLVQVDDFLGASSDSLLSLNLHWNGLSEVPQLTAPKLYELHVYQTEKRIVIRRAAFERSRGIVKLDFRKAIVEPFAFFDLKTLGFLYIRNISPKPLVAGSFNFDSPGLSYIELTSEDPWEGHIEPGTFGGFVSSTWFRLGTAANVSPAVFFPVLNSSAVFEIGVPVKCDCQVAWIRLSSFLPRTTIRCATETSSVMLQDVDEAEFKDCGSFCTV, encoded by the exons ATGCACCTGAAGGATTTTCTACTGTTTTATACACCGGCTTTGTTACTTGTCTGCAGCTACCAGCAAGTTGCAGGACAAACAGCTGGCTGTACTGTGCGAGATGGTGTAACAAAATCGGTTATCTGTTCAGGAGAATTGGAAGTTCACCAAATTGAGAATTTCTTTAGACAGCTAGTTCAACATGGCATGATGAGGTTCGACGAACTGTGGATCTCCGACAACGCTCTTATACAGCGTCTGCCGGTCGGGTTTCTGGGCGAGCTCCAATTCACTCACATTTCGATAGTTTCTTGTCCAAACCTCGTTCAAGTGGATGATTTTCTCGGGGCTTCGAGCGACTCACTCCTCAGCTTGAATCTGCATTGGAACGGTTTGTCGGAAGTACCCCAACTGACCGCCCCCAAACTTTACGAACTCCACGTTTACCAGACGGAAAAACGCATTGTGATTCGGAGAGCAGCGTTCGAACGTTCGAGGGGCATCGTG AAACTCGATTTCAGGAAGGCTATAGTTGAACCTTTCGCCTTTTTCGACTTGAAGACGTTAGGTTTCCTCTACATCCGGAATATTTCGCCGAAACCACTGGTCGCGGGCTCATTCAACTTCGACTCTCCAGGGCTTAGCTACATTGAGCTGACGTCAGAAGACCCTTGGGAAGGACACATCGAACCAGGGACATTCGGAG GATTCGTGAGCAGTACCTGGTTTAGATTGGGAACTGCAGCCAACGTTTCACCAGCCGTTTTCTTCCCAGTCTTAAACAGTTCTGCTGTTTTCGAGATTGGCG TTCCCGTAAAGTGTGATTGTCAAGTAGCTTGGATCCGACTGTCATCCTTCCTGCCTCGTACGACCATCCGCTGCGCCACCGAAACTTCCTCTGTCATGCTGCAAGACGTTGATGAAGCTGAATTTAAGGACTGTGGCTCCTTCTGCACCGTCTAA